One part of the Actinomyces howellii genome encodes these proteins:
- a CDS encoding HAD family hydrolase, with translation MNEPTDEPTKEPTDGRAAPRAGGGRASRRARQRTAAYFDLDKTILATSTTLALGTPMRRSGIISTASLARGVVAQLPYLLVGADEDHTARLMTHLARMSAGVERDRFQEVVREALATAIAPAVYAEALDLIEAHRRAGHDIVVVSASGAEMVEPIAELVGADRAVATRMEVDEQGRFTGRIAHSLLHGAKVDALTADAAAHDISLERSWAYSDSISDQPMLEAVGHPVAVNPDRELRRLAADSGWPVRDFTRPVDLRHPFQPPRPWATTGACHLPRPSGAVVALSVGIVIGVSALVGTAAYLALRPAGTR, from the coding sequence ATGAACGAGCCCACCGACGAGCCCACCAAGGAGCCCACCGACGGCCGCGCCGCGCCGCGCGCCGGAGGCGGTCGCGCGAGCCGCCGGGCGCGGCAGCGCACAGCGGCCTACTTCGACCTGGACAAGACCATCCTGGCCACCTCGACGACCCTCGCACTCGGTACGCCGATGCGCCGCAGCGGGATCATCTCGACGGCGTCCCTGGCCCGCGGCGTCGTCGCCCAGCTGCCCTACCTGCTCGTGGGCGCCGACGAGGACCACACCGCGCGCCTCATGACCCACCTCGCCCGCATGTCGGCGGGGGTCGAGCGCGACCGCTTCCAGGAGGTCGTCCGCGAGGCCCTGGCGACCGCCATCGCGCCCGCCGTCTACGCCGAGGCCCTCGACCTCATCGAGGCGCACCGTCGTGCCGGTCACGACATCGTCGTCGTCTCCGCCTCCGGGGCGGAGATGGTCGAGCCGATCGCCGAGCTCGTCGGGGCCGACAGGGCCGTGGCCACGCGCATGGAGGTCGACGAGCAGGGCCGCTTCACCGGGCGGATCGCCCACTCCCTGCTCCACGGCGCCAAGGTCGACGCCCTCACGGCCGACGCCGCCGCCCACGACATCAGCCTCGAGCGCTCCTGGGCCTACTCGGACTCGATCTCGGACCAGCCCATGCTCGAGGCGGTCGGGCACCCGGTGGCCGTCAACCCCGACCGCGAGCTGCGACGCCTGGCGGCTGACTCGGGGTGGCCCGTGCGGGACTTCACCCGCCCGGTCGATCTGCGTCACCCCTTCCAGCCGCCTCGCCCCTGGGCCACGACGGGTGCCTGTCACCTGCCCCGCCCCTCGGGGGCGGTCGTGGCCCTGAGCGTCGGCATCGTCATCGGGGTCTCCGCCCTGGTCGGGACGGCGGCCTACCTGGCCCTCCGGCCCGCCGGGACCCGCTGA
- a CDS encoding Fic family protein yields the protein MVVGLGPRPGGSPRHGQSDSDALRGALRALAADQQVVGAEQALREASAELRWNEALRRRWREARAEAAVRCAVASAAAEGAVVPAGALREAVAGRGLGRAVTGDPALDAAAGLWRAGVRLTTWMPELRGTGRPTPPGARALLASLHRDVVGPLAAAGRIGWGEVAVPREPGADPREAGPGPAPDGAGLRARLTGLLRLVEVEEAPALVRAAVVHGEMIAARPFTAGNAAVGRLLLRHLVTRDGLEPTGTAVPDLYVARAPGAYAEAAAAYASGEPQGVTAWVLWQAEALLVGIEEAHSVCRAVQAGTTGNA from the coding sequence ATGGTGGTGGGCCTGGGGCCCCGGCCCGGTGGGAGCCCCCGGCACGGTCAGTCTGATTCCGACGCGCTCCGCGGGGCGCTGCGGGCCCTGGCGGCCGACCAGCAGGTCGTGGGGGCCGAGCAGGCCCTGCGGGAGGCCTCCGCCGAGCTGCGGTGGAACGAGGCGCTGCGGCGTCGGTGGCGGGAGGCCAGGGCCGAGGCGGCGGTGCGCTGCGCAGTTGCCTCAGCCGCTGCCGAGGGGGCCGTCGTGCCGGCCGGGGCTCTGCGTGAGGCCGTGGCGGGCAGGGGACTGGGTCGTGCCGTCACCGGCGACCCCGCCCTCGACGCCGCCGCCGGACTGTGGCGAGCCGGCGTCCGCCTGACGACCTGGATGCCTGAGCTGCGCGGGACGGGCCGGCCCACCCCGCCCGGGGCGAGGGCGCTCCTGGCCTCACTCCACCGCGACGTCGTCGGGCCCCTGGCCGCAGCCGGACGGATCGGCTGGGGGGAGGTGGCCGTGCCCCGTGAGCCTGGGGCCGATCCCCGAGAGGCGGGTCCCGGTCCGGCTCCTGACGGCGCCGGGCTGCGCGCGCGCCTGACGGGGCTCCTCAGGCTTGTCGAGGTCGAGGAGGCGCCGGCCCTCGTGCGGGCGGCGGTCGTCCACGGGGAGATGATCGCCGCCCGTCCCTTCACCGCCGGCAACGCGGCGGTCGGGCGCCTGCTCCTGCGCCACCTCGTCACCCGTGACGGCCTCGAGCCCACAGGGACAGCGGTGCCCGATCTCTACGTCGCCCGCGCGCCGGGGGCCTATGCCGAGGCTGCGGCGGCCTACGCCTCGGGCGAGCCCCAGGGCGTGACCGCCTGGGTCCTGTGGCAGGCGGAGGCGCTGCTCGTGGGCATCGAGGAGGCCCACTCGGTGTGCCGAGCCGTTCAGGCAGGCACGACCGGCAACGCCTGA
- a CDS encoding TadA family conjugal transfer-associated ATPase: MPEDERRGLEVARVRRALARGVSLDAALGAGAEPTTGAGGLARLSRTVRAEVEGAGPVLQPLLDTEGVTDVLVGAGRTWIDRGQGLEEVEGAVLEEAEARALAVRMAAACGRRLDDACAVVDATLPDGTRLNAVLPPLSADGTLICLRTSRRRAFTLAELVDAGTLAPGLDLVLAALVSSRASCLVTGATGTGKTTLLAALLGLVPATERIVCIEEASELRPAHPHVIHLQERGDNVQNVGAVPMTALVRTALRMRPDRIVLGECRGPEVRDVLTALNTGHEGGWATLHANSPSDVPARLTALGALAGLSEQAVAAQAASALDAVVHLRRTAAPGPGPARARRYVSAVGVLRRTSSGVLLCRDAILIDPQGRASAGPEVGRLAARLGADTVEAALPGLGGADQEALPATGGQGEP; this comes from the coding sequence GTGCCCGAGGACGAGAGGCGGGGCCTCGAGGTGGCGCGGGTGCGTCGCGCGCTGGCTCGCGGTGTCTCCCTGGACGCCGCCCTGGGCGCAGGGGCCGAGCCGACGACCGGAGCGGGCGGGCTGGCCCGCCTGAGCAGGACGGTGCGGGCCGAGGTCGAGGGCGCGGGGCCGGTCCTCCAGCCGCTGCTCGACACCGAGGGCGTCACGGACGTGCTCGTCGGGGCGGGACGCACCTGGATCGACCGCGGTCAGGGCCTCGAGGAGGTCGAGGGGGCTGTCCTGGAGGAGGCGGAGGCCCGTGCCCTGGCGGTGCGGATGGCTGCGGCCTGCGGGCGCCGGCTCGACGACGCCTGCGCGGTCGTCGACGCCACCCTGCCCGACGGGACCCGGCTCAACGCCGTCCTGCCGCCGCTGAGCGCCGACGGCACGCTCATCTGCCTGCGCACCTCGCGCCGCCGCGCCTTCACCCTGGCCGAGCTCGTCGACGCGGGCACCCTCGCCCCGGGCCTCGACCTCGTCCTGGCCGCCCTCGTGTCCTCGCGGGCCTCCTGCCTCGTCACGGGGGCGACGGGGACCGGCAAGACGACGCTCCTGGCGGCCCTTCTCGGACTGGTCCCGGCCACCGAGCGGATCGTGTGCATCGAGGAGGCCAGCGAGCTGCGACCCGCCCACCCCCATGTCATCCACCTCCAGGAGCGCGGGGACAACGTGCAGAACGTCGGGGCGGTCCCCATGACGGCCCTGGTGCGCACCGCCCTGCGCATGCGCCCCGACAGGATCGTGCTCGGGGAGTGCCGTGGCCCGGAGGTCCGTGACGTCCTGACCGCTCTCAACACCGGTCACGAGGGCGGGTGGGCGACCCTGCACGCCAACTCCCCCTCAGACGTCCCGGCGCGGCTGACCGCCCTGGGGGCCCTGGCGGGGCTGAGCGAGCAGGCTGTGGCCGCCCAGGCCGCCAGCGCACTGGACGCCGTCGTCCACCTCCGGCGCACCGCCGCGCCCGGCCCCGGTCCGGCCCGGGCGCGCCGTTACGTCTCGGCGGTGGGGGTGCTGCGGCGCACGAGCTCGGGCGTCCTGCTGTGCCGGGACGCGATCCTCATCGACCCTCAGGGGCGTGCGAGCGCGGGCCCGGAGGTGGGTCGGCTCGCCGCCCGCCTCGGTGCCGACACGGTCGAGGCCGCGCTGCCCGGGCTGGGCGGAGCCGACCAGGAGGCGCTCCCGGCCACCGGAGGGCAGGGGGAACCGTGA
- a CDS encoding cellulose synthase operon protein YhjQ/BcsQ, which yields MDDHPPDSPLALAPGVRVLVPSARPGTEGTSLAPGAGSGLDPNTDRLVRACTSHAPLSCPLDADPLLEARRVLKEGRAEAVVVLLPGEAVDAAPTGERVVVGSLEECAGADGSDALVALLLAAQDPPRARVLALTGARGGLGTSTFLLHVARSCSARGQRVALLDADPAGGLGLLIGADLLPGLYWADLPDGEAAFRPERLVSALPTWLGMPVLTGDGRGGPASPEALVPALEALRARHDLVVVDLPRGAPAPPGSTVLLVSALDLRSAVAAEALSRRLRQAGGHDDLHLLVRLDGEDVSAEELSVMVGAPVLATIVRERAVAQRIAHGDDPTRGRGRLRTQSRRVAARLLGAGQAGPGRDEGASCRSVS from the coding sequence ATGGACGACCACCCGCCCGACTCGCCACTGGCCCTTGCGCCCGGGGTGCGCGTGCTCGTCCCCTCAGCACGTCCCGGCACGGAGGGGACCTCTCTGGCGCCCGGTGCCGGTTCGGGCCTCGATCCGAATACCGACCGGCTCGTGCGGGCCTGCACCTCCCACGCGCCCCTGTCCTGCCCGCTCGACGCCGATCCGCTCCTCGAGGCACGACGTGTCCTCAAGGAGGGCAGGGCCGAGGCGGTCGTCGTCCTCCTGCCGGGGGAGGCGGTCGACGCGGCGCCCACTGGCGAGCGCGTCGTGGTCGGCAGCCTCGAGGAGTGCGCGGGGGCGGATGGCTCCGACGCGCTCGTCGCCCTGCTGCTGGCCGCCCAGGACCCTCCTCGCGCCCGTGTCCTCGCCCTGACCGGAGCTCGCGGGGGACTGGGGACGAGCACCTTCCTTCTCCACGTGGCTCGCTCCTGCTCCGCGCGCGGGCAGCGGGTCGCGCTCCTGGACGCCGACCCGGCAGGCGGGCTCGGCCTGCTCATCGGCGCCGACCTCCTCCCCGGTCTGTACTGGGCGGACCTGCCCGACGGGGAGGCCGCGTTCCGGCCCGAGCGGCTGGTCAGCGCCCTGCCGACGTGGCTGGGCATGCCCGTGCTCACCGGGGACGGGCGCGGGGGCCCGGCCTCGCCCGAGGCTCTGGTGCCCGCCCTCGAGGCCCTCCGCGCCCGGCACGACCTCGTCGTGGTCGACCTGCCCCGCGGTGCTCCCGCGCCCCCGGGCTCGACCGTCCTGCTCGTGTCGGCCCTCGACCTGCGCTCTGCCGTCGCCGCCGAGGCCCTGTCCCGGCGTCTGAGGCAGGCGGGAGGCCACGACGACCTCCACCTCCTCGTGCGCCTCGACGGCGAGGACGTCTCCGCCGAGGAGCTGAGCGTCATGGTCGGCGCCCCGGTGCTGGCCACCATCGTGCGCGAGCGCGCGGTCGCCCAGCGCATCGCCCACGGGGACGACCCCACCAGGGGCCGGGGCCGCCTGCGCACCCAGTCCAGGCGGGTGGCGGCCCGGCTCCTGGGAGCCGGGCAGGCAGGCCCGGGTCGGGACGAGGGTGCGTCCTGCCGGAGCGTGTCGTGA
- a CDS encoding carboxymuconolactone decarboxylase family protein produces the protein MTIATLRSALPEWAKDLSLNLSTLTRSTTLTEQQQWGTFLAAAAATRNESVLVQVAEEAREHLSEAAYDAALGAASIMAMNNVVYRARHFLGGAYDNERMGLRMNIIGSSGGVDKVDFELWSLAVSTINGCEKCVASHEATVRAEGLSAEQVWESVRIAGTLAGVAQAVEAVEALG, from the coding sequence ATGACGATCGCGACGCTGCGCAGCGCCCTGCCCGAGTGGGCCAAGGACCTGTCGCTCAACCTGTCGACGCTCACCCGCTCGACGACCCTGACCGAGCAGCAGCAGTGGGGGACCTTCCTGGCCGCCGCGGCCGCTACCCGCAACGAGTCGGTCCTCGTCCAGGTGGCCGAGGAGGCCAGGGAGCACCTGAGCGAGGCCGCCTACGACGCCGCCCTGGGCGCGGCGTCCATCATGGCGATGAACAACGTCGTCTACCGCGCCCGCCACTTCCTGGGCGGCGCCTACGACAACGAGCGCATGGGCCTGCGCATGAACATCATCGGCAGCTCGGGCGGGGTCGACAAGGTCGACTTCGAGCTGTGGAGCCTGGCGGTGTCCACCATCAACGGCTGTGAGAAGTGCGTGGCCTCCCACGAGGCCACCGTCCGCGCCGAGGGGCTGTCCGCTGAGCAGGTCTGGGAGTCGGTGCGCATCGCCGGCACCCTGGCCGGGGTCGCCCAGGCGGTCGAGGCGGTCGAGGCCCTCGGCTGA
- a CDS encoding PH domain-containing protein: MALSNKLLSRDEVVVRHMHTHPKVLLWRIVGWVVLLAAAVAASVLLPDSWAPWGLVALWVAVLVVSVPLMFLPWLRWVTTTYTVTSKRVITRAGILNKSGHDLPLTRISDVQQDRTVTDRIFGCGTLSLQTSSDDPLLLVDVPRVEMVQLEISNLLFNDVQGAVDADPES, encoded by the coding sequence ATGGCTCTGTCGAACAAGCTGCTCAGCCGGGACGAGGTCGTGGTGCGGCACATGCACACCCACCCCAAGGTGCTCCTGTGGCGGATCGTGGGGTGGGTGGTCCTGCTCGCCGCGGCGGTCGCGGCATCGGTCCTCCTCCCCGACTCGTGGGCGCCGTGGGGGCTGGTCGCCCTGTGGGTCGCCGTCCTCGTCGTCTCCGTGCCCCTCATGTTCCTGCCGTGGCTGCGCTGGGTGACCACGACCTACACCGTGACCTCGAAGCGAGTGATCACCCGCGCGGGGATCCTCAACAAGTCCGGGCACGACCTGCCGCTGACCCGTATCAGTGACGTCCAGCAGGACCGGACCGTCACGGACCGGATCTTCGGCTGCGGCACCTTGAGCCTCCAGACCAGCTCGGACGACCCGCTGCTCCTCGTCGACGTCCCCAGGGTCGAGATGGTGCAGCTCGAGATCTCCAACCTCCTGTTCAACGACGTCCAGGGCGCGGTCGACGCCGATCCCGAGAGCTGA